In Halothermothrix orenii H 168, the sequence GGGAAACCCTGAAAATAGGAAAAATAACAGGAGAGCTGGTGGAACCGGGTCAAATTATTTTGCTGGCAGGAGACCTGGGAGCCGGAAAAACTGTTTTTACCCGGGGACTGGCTGAGGGACTCGGTGTTGATGAAGATGTAACCAGTCCCACCTATAATCTTATTAATGAATACGATGGAGACCTTCCCCTTTTTCATATGGATCTTTATCGTCTTGAGGAAGAAGAGGATATATATGATATTGGATTTGAAGAATACCTGGACAGGGAAGGGGTTGTTGTGATCGAGTGGCCGGATATAGTATATGATGTTATTCCTCAGGATTTTATATATGTAAAGATAGAAAAAAGTAATCATGACACCAGGCGGAAATTAACTTTTGAAGCAGAGGGTGAAAAAAGTAAAAGGTTACTGGAAGGGTTGGCTCAGAAATGTTAGTTATGGGAATTGACACCAGTGGGGCGGTTGGTTCGGTTGGCCTTTACAATGATGATGGAGTCCTTGGTGAAATCAATATAAAACTTAAAAGAAGGCACAGTGAACGGCTGTTGCCGGTAATAGACCGACTCTTAATGGAGTGTGGCCGTGAGATTGATCAAATAAATGGTGTTGGAGTTGTCACCGGACCTGGTTCTTTTACTGGCCTCAGGATAGGAATGAGTACTGCTAAATCCTTTGCTCAGGTTTTAAATATACCGGTAGTGGGTTTATCCTCTCTGGACATCCTGGCCTATAACCTGATAATAGCTGAAGGCTGGATTGTACCTGTTATTGATGCCCGGAATGCGAGGGTTTATACTTCCCTGTACCGGGGTTGGAGTCGTGATATTAAAAATGCAAAGGTCCGGGATGAAAGGGCCCTCTCTGTTAATGATTTGATTAATGAGCTGTCTTCAATAGATGATGGAAAACCATTTTATTTTGTAGGCAATGGAGTTGAGGAATATCGCGAGGTCTGGGAAAAGGCTGGCTTTAACTGTGTTCTGGCTCCCCGGTCGGCCGGTATTCCTCATGGTGGCTCTATTGCAGAACTGAGCTTTTATCATCTGAAAAATGGCCAGGGGCAAAATTACCTGGAGGTCAGTGCCAACTATCTGAAAAGGCCCCAGGCTGAAATCAACTGGGAGAGAAAACATAAGTCAGGTGATTAGATTGGGTTTAACAATCAGGCCCATGGAAGAAAGTGATCTCCCCAGGGTGCTTGAAATTGAGGGGAAATGTTTTCAAGCCCCCTGGTCCAAAAAAGCATTTCTCCGGGAGTTACAGGATAACAAATATTCCCTGTATTTATCAGGCTGGCTGGACGGAAGGTTGGTCGGGTATATCGGGTCCTGGATAATAAAGGATGAATTACATATTACCAATCTCGCTGTGGACCCCGGGTATCGACGCC encodes:
- the tsaE gene encoding tRNA (adenosine(37)-N6)-threonylcarbamoyltransferase complex ATPase subunit type 1 TsaE; the protein is MSQETWQVISDSVGETLKIGKITGELVEPGQIILLAGDLGAGKTVFTRGLAEGLGVDEDVTSPTYNLINEYDGDLPLFHMDLYRLEEEEDIYDIGFEEYLDREGVVVIEWPDIVYDVIPQDFIYVKIEKSNHDTRRKLTFEAEGEKSKRLLEGLAQKC
- the tsaB gene encoding tRNA (adenosine(37)-N6)-threonylcarbamoyltransferase complex dimerization subunit type 1 TsaB, with the protein product MLVMGIDTSGAVGSVGLYNDDGVLGEINIKLKRRHSERLLPVIDRLLMECGREIDQINGVGVVTGPGSFTGLRIGMSTAKSFAQVLNIPVVGLSSLDILAYNLIIAEGWIVPVIDARNARVYTSLYRGWSRDIKNAKVRDERALSVNDLINELSSIDDGKPFYFVGNGVEEYREVWEKAGFNCVLAPRSAGIPHGGSIAELSFYHLKNGQGQNYLEVSANYLKRPQAEINWERKHKSGD
- the rimI gene encoding ribosomal protein S18-alanine N-acetyltransferase encodes the protein MIRLGLTIRPMEESDLPRVLEIEGKCFQAPWSKKAFLRELQDNKYSLYLSGWLDGRLVGYIGSWIIKDELHITNLAVDPGYRRRGLATRLINNLMNFAEDQGLKEVTLEVRVSNKAAIRLYEKLGFIPIGCYVGYYKNNNEDALVMWKGLKNEE